AGTAAGTGTCTCAAAGGACTCCAAAAAGAGCATTTTGACATCATCTCTTAAAACTTTACTTGTAAAATGAGTGGTGCACATATCGGAAATAGTATCTGCTAATGTATCAATATTTGCCCAAATAGTACGCTTATCTTCTAGCTCGTAGACAATGTTTCTTTTTGTGAGGTACTCAACCATAATATCAGCAAGTTCAGCAACTGCGCAACTGATGAGTAGATTGCCGCTCTTATTAGTAAGTGGTTGAATATTTTGACATTTTTGACAACTCATTTCTTCTCCAATTTATAATGAATTTTGTATTCTACTCTCTCCTAGAAAAATTTGGTACTCTTTTTTTGTCGATTTATTATTTTGCTCTGAAGAGTTCAACCGCTTTTTTTGCCGCATCTTTATGCACAACTATGGGTTTTGGGTAGTCGGGAGTTGTGTTGTTTAAAAGATATATTTCATCATGCAGAAACTTTGGAGCGATATCTACCAGTTCAGGTAGCCATTTTTTTATATAGTGAGCATCTTTGTCAAACTTTTTGCTCTGCAGGTAGGGATTAAACACCCTAAAGTAGGGCTGCGGATCGACTCCAGTTCCAGCGCTCCACTGCCATGAAAGAGCATTACTGGCTAGGTCGTAGTCAAGCAGATACGATGCAAAAAACCGCTCTCCCCACTGCCAAGGAAGAAGCAGATCTTTGGTAAAAAAAGAAGCAACTACCATGCGTACGCGGTTATGCATCTCTCCGGTATAGAGCAGCTCACGCACGCCTGCATCAACGATAGGAACACCCGTTCTTGCTTCACAAAAGGCTTTGAATTTTTGCTCATCTTTTATGCCGTTGAAGTTATATTTGTAGTTTTGAGTCTCTAAAGTCGGTATATGAAAAAGGAGGTAAGCGTAATAATCTCTAAAGATTAGCTGTCTGATAAATGGCTCTATATCTTTTCTCTTTAAAGAGAAAAGAGCTCTTAAAACCGCTCTTATAGATATTGTTCCAAAGCGCAGATCAACGCTTAAACTTGAAGTTGCATCAACTGACAGGTAGTCCCGCATCTCTTGATACCTGTCCATCTTTTTTAAAAAATTATCCAGTTTTATATGCGGGTTTATTATCTCGATCTCTTGTTTTTCAAACCCTATACTTTCAAGCTCCAACGGGAGTTTTTTGCCATTTATTTGGATCCCCTCATAATCCTCTTGTGCCAAAATATGCTCTGCTATTTTTACTTCATCTATATTTTTATGCGAAAGAATTGCTCTGGCTTTTTTGTAAAAAGGGGTAAAAACGAAGTAGGGTTCACCATTATCTTTTAGCACCTCTTTTGGCTTGAAGATGTATGTGTCACTTAGGTAACGAAAGTGCAATATATTAGAGATCTTTATGTCGCGCTCTTTTGCATAAGAGTCATAATCTCCAGATGCTACGACTTCATCAAAGCCTTTCAACTCCTCAAAGATATCTTCAGGCTTGCCGTAGAATATCTTAAGGTCAAGCCCCACTTTTTGCAGGTCAGATTTTAACTTTACAACATAATGAAATATAAAAGTGACTCTTTTATCGTTTTCTGACAACTCTTTGAGAATATTTTCATCAAATATAAAGATGGGGAGAACCTCTCCTCCAAAACTGAGAAGCGGATTATCCTCAACCCTTAGATCTCTTCTAAACCAGAGAATACGTCTCATTTGGCGCTAAGCAAACTTGAACGAAGAGCGAGCTCTTTTGGGTAGGGCTCTAAAAATGTCTGAGATAAAAGATAAGTTGTATTATGCTTTTTAGCGTAGAGTTTGATTGTTGAGAGCGGAGTGATGATAGGAACTATCTTTTTTGCATAATCATCTATCTGCTCATGCAGAACCTCTTTCTCAACTGAACTTAGCTCATTTTTGAAAAAACCTGCCATGTGTTCTAGTACATTTCTGTTTCTTTTTATCGAGCTTTTTTGCGAAATGGCAACTTTGAAGTTATGCTCATAATTTGCAAATAGTTCATCAAAAGGTAGATTTTCATGATTGCCTACGATATTCCCAAGAACTCTATATAACTTCTCATCTTTTGCCTGAAGCAAAAATTTGTTTTTTGTGTGAAAATCAACCAATATTTTCATGGTCGGTTTGCTCTCTTTTAACTTCTCTATCGCATCATACGCAAAAAGCTGCATCACAAAGTTTTCTCTCAGCCACGCATCTTGAAGCCTCCCCTCCTCTTCCATCGGCAAAAGAGGAAATTTTTCTCTACAAACGCTCGCAAAAACACCATCGGTTTTTGAGGCTGCAAAGCCGTTGTCAAGATATGCCACAGTGCTTCCAAGGCCGCAACTTGGAGAGCGGGATTTAAATATTATGCCGCCCAGATTCTCATTTGCAATTCTGTGAACTTCATCATATGATTTGTCAAGAAGATTTTGAGTTAAATCCGTGCCGTCTTTGTTTGAAATAACAGCAATATTGTCATCTCTGTTTACAAGTTTTATAGATGGTCTTGGAGTGCCAAAAGCTATAGCTTCAGGACAAAACGGAACAAAAGAGGCATAGCGTCCAAGCTCATCGGTAACAAACCTGTCATGTTTATGCCCGCCGTCAAATCTAACCTTTTCACCAAGTAAACACGCCGAGACTGCTATTTTCATAATTTGTTCCTATTTTTGTTTTGGCTTACGCCATATTCATTCCGCCGTTAACCTTCAGTGTCTCGCCTGTGATATAGCTTGAATGGTCTGATAGTAAAAATGCCGTTGCTTCTGCAACTTCAGCAGGATTTCCAAAACGTCCCATCGGGATCTTAGATGTAAAGCTATCTTTTATCTCATCGCTTAAAACATCCGTCATCTCGGTTGCAATAAAGCCCGGAGTTATTGCGTTGTAACGGATGCCGCTAGATGCCGCTTCAAGTGCAAAACTCTTGCTCATGGCAATAACACCGCCCTTGCTTGCAGAGTAGTTTGTCTGTCCTGCATTTCCTGTCTCGCCAACTATTGAAGCGATATTTACGACTGAGCCGAACTTCTTCTTTCTCATAACTTTCATAGCTTCACGACATCCCACAAAACATGAGAGAAGATTTGCGTTGATTACCGACATAAAATCTTCGCTCTTCATTCTAAGTGCGAGTTTGTCGTTTGTGATTCCCGCATTGTTCACAAGGTAAGAGAGTTCGCCATCGCAATCAACGATAGTTTTAATCGCATCTACAAACGCATTCTCATCGCTCACGTCAAAACCGATAACCGCCGCACTTCCACCTGCCGCCTCTATTGCATCTTTAATGGCATCAGCTTCCGCCGCACCGCTTCTGTAGTTGATCCAAACTTTAAGTCCGTAAGTTGCCAAAACCTTTGCGATCTCTGCACCGATACCTCTGCTTGAACCCGTTACTAAAACATTTTTTCCACTAAATTTCATCTATTTTTCCTTTTTTATTAATTTTATTTTGCTCAAACAAAATGAGCGATTCTGCAACCGAAGGGTCAAAGCTTTAGCTTTGGGGTACCCACGGTGAAGCCTAAGCGAATTTGTTTAGAGTAAAATTTTATATTAAACTGTGATCCATCTCGGATGGAATCTCTAAACCCATAAGTTTTAAAACAGTCGGCGCAATGTTATTAAGCGCTCCGTTTTGTACTTTTGTAACACCCTCTGCCTCAACAAAACACCACACTTTTCCGACCGTATGATTTGTTAAAATGTGCCCCTCATCATCTCTCATCTCTTCACAGTTTCCATGATCTGAGGTGATGACAACGGCGTAATCTTTCTCTTTAGCTTTGGCTAAAATCTTTCCAAGCTCGGTATCAACGGCGTTTACCGCGATCTTTGCCGCTTCAAAATCTCCAGTGTGTCCTACCATGTCACCGTTTGCAAAGTTTACGACCACAAAATCATACTCATCATCCATCGCCTTTAAAACTACTTCGCCGACTTCAGGCGCGCTCATCTGCGGCTTTTCATCGTAAGTCTTTACGTTTGGAGAGGGAATTAATATCCTAGTCTCATTCTCATACGGCTCATCTATGCCGCCGTTGAAGAAAAACGTGACGTGTGCATATTTTTCCGTCTCTGCAGTGTGAAGCTGTCTAAGACCGGCTTTTGAGATAACTTCCGAGAGAGTGTTTTTAGGTACCTCTTTTCTAAAAAGCACAGGGTATGAAAAGCTCTTGTCATACTCCGTAATGGTCGCTATATGAAGCTTTTTAAAATCACGCTCAAATCCGTTAAACGTTTTATCTCCCAGTGCAGTTACAAGCTCTCTCATACGGTCGCTTCTAAAGTTTATCGTCAAAACTGCATCACCATCTCTCATACCGTCATAACCGCTAAATGCTACAGGCTCTACAAACTCATCGGTAACATCTTTTGCATAAGAAGCATCGATATACTCTGCAGGGCTTATACCGCTTTTTGGTGTCGCATTTACGATTGCTTCGTAACCTTTTTGGACTCTATCCCAACGGTTGTCCCTGTCCATTGAGTAAAAACGTCCTGAGATCGTAGCTATTTTTGTGTTTTGACCAACATGCTTGCTCACATGTTCTAGGTATTTTTTAGCGGAGGTGGGCGATACATCCCTGCCATCAGTTATAAGATGCAAAAAAACCTCTTTGCCCTCACGTGCAGCAATATCTGCTATGCCCATAAAATGGTCTATATGCGAATGAACACCGCCATCACTCATAAGCCCTATGAGGTGAAGTCTGTCTGATTTTTCCAAAAGATTTTTAAATTCACTATTCTCTTTAAATCTGTTTTCGCTTAATGCTAATGATATCTTTACCAAGTCTTGGTATAAAACTCTTCCGCTTCCAATACTCATATGCCCGACTTCAGAGTTTCCCATCTGTCCTTCAGGAAGCCCGACACTTAATCCGTAAGTGTCAATAAGCGAGTGAGGAGTGTTCTCAAAGAGTTTGTCATACGTCGGTTTCGTTGCGTTATAAAACGCATTAGACTCCGTTTTTGAGCAGTAACCGATACCGTCCGTTATGACTAAGAGAGCTTTTTTTGTCAATTCTGACTCCTTGTTCTAATTCTTCTTCTAACAAAATTTTTATGCAATTATACTATAATGTCATTTTTATTTATAAGGACTACTTACTTTGCTTTACTGGCTTTCAGAAATTTTTCACATCAATCTACTTGGATATATCACCATTCGTGCCGGAATATCTTTCTTTTTGGCTCTTTTTTTTACTCTCTATCTGCTTCCTAGATTTATAAGATGGGCACAGAGGACATCAAGTGTCCAGCCTATAAACAACTGGGCGCCCGAGCGTCATCAGGGCAAAGCAAAAACACCGACCATGGGCGGGATAGTCTTTATATTTTCAACAATTCTTGCATCTTTAATCACTATAAAATTTTCCAACCCCTATGCCATCGGAGCTGTTGCGACTCTATTTTTATTTGTTCTTATCGGCTTTAAAGATGACTACGCAAAGATCAAAAAGAATGAGAACCTTGCAGGTCTAAAAGCTAGGACAAAACTGCTTCTGCAGATAATCTCCGCTCTTTTTATAACGGGATTTTTATACATTTTTTCAGATTTCAACACCAATCTTTATCTGCCGTTCATTAAAAATCCTGTATGCGATATGGGCGGATATGCGCTTATTTTTTGGGTGATCGTGATTATCGCGACATCAAACGCGGTAAACCTCACTGACGGTCTTGACGGACTTGCTACCGTTCCATCCATCGTAGCTCTTACATCTTTTAGCATTATTATCTACATAACAGGAAATGCAGTCATCAGCTCATACCTTCTTATGCCAAACATAAATATCGGGGAAGTCGCGATTGTCTCTAGTGCACTCATCGGAGCGCTTACTGGGTTCTTGTGGTATAACTGCCACCCTGCAGAGGTCTTTATGGGAGACAGCGGCTCACTAACTATCGGTGCATTTTTGGGTTACCTTGCTATCATCTCAAAAAGCGAGATCTTACTTCTTCTAATCGGTTCGATATTTGTTATTGAGACACTTTCTGTCATTTTACAAGTCGGAAGTTACAAGCTCAGAAAAAAGAGAGTCTTTTTGATGGCGCCGATCCACCACCATTTTGAGATGAAACAGTGGGCGGAGAACAAGATAATCGTTAGATTTTGGATTATCGCCATTTTATCCAACATCATCGCCCTTATCTCACTAAAGATTCGCTGATGTTACGAGTTTCTCTCTTTGGTTACGGCAAAACCACAAAGGCGCTGACAAAAAAATATCCTAACGCGATCTTTTATGATGACAAATGCACAAAACCCTTTACAGACGAGAACGCCTTTAAAGTAAAACCCTCATCAGAGTTTGACCCAAAATACTCCGACTTACAGATCACGTCCCCTGGAATCCCTCCGTCAAACCCGCTTATACAAAGAGCAAAAAACCTCATAAGCGAGTATGATGTTTTTGCCCAGAGCGCACCTCTGTCTGTATGGATAAGCGGAACAAACGGCAAGACAACAACAACACAGATGATGCAGCATCTGCTTAAAGAGAGAGGATCCGTAGCGGGCGGCAATATCGGAACCCCACTTGGCGAACTAGATACTGAGGCGAGTTTGTGGATACTTGAGACAAGCTCCTTTACCACTCACTACACAAACCAAGCCGCACCCAACATATATGTCCTGCTTCCCATAACACCGGATCATCTAAGCTGGCACGGCAACATAGATGAGTACATACAGGCAAAGCTAAAGCCCGTTACAATGATGAAAGAGGGAGAGATCGCGATAATCCCCGAAGCATACAAAGATGTAAAAACAGCAGCTCATATCATCAGCTACAAAGATGAGAGCGATCTGGCATCACGCTTTGAGATAGATGCAAATAGAGTCAATTTCAAAGGCGCATTTTTGATGGACGCGCTTTTGGCGATGGCGGTAGAGAAGATACTCTTTGATCGTGTCGATTATGAAAAGATCAACTCCTTTGTCATCGATCCGCACAGACAGGAGGAGCTAAGAGACTCCAGAGGCCGTCTATGGGTAAACGATACAAAGGCGACAAACCTTGATGCTGCCGTAGTAGCGCTAAAGCGCTATAAAGAACAGCATATACACCTTATTTTGGGCGGTGACGACAAAGGAGTTGACCTTAGCGAACTCTTTGTGTTTCTTAAAGGCTGTGATGTTGAGATCTACAATATAGGCTCAAACAAAGAGAGGCTCTCAGATCTGGCACGCAAATACGATGTTGCATACACTCTTTGTGAAAACTTGGTGGATGCCGTAAAAAAGATAGATAAAAACCTAAAAGATGATGAAGTCGCCCTGCTCTCTCCTGCTGCGGCAAGTCTTGATGAATTTAATTCCTACGCACATAGAGGCGACGTCTTTAAAAATGCAGTAAAAGAGCTCTGATGATAAGAGTAGCGGTACTTGCATCACACAACGGAAGCGGTTTTAACGCACTCTATGAAGCGGTGATCAAAAAAGAGCTAAACATTGAGCTTGTCTTAGTAATATCGAACAACCAAAATGCTTCGGTTTTACAAAGTGCCTCAGATTACGGCATTGACAACTTTGTCATAAACTCAAAAACAGATGCAAATCCAGATGAAAAAATAGCGCTTCTTTTAAAAGAGTATGGCTGCGAATATGTCTTCCTCTCAGGATATATGAAAAAGCTCTCCAGCGATTTAACAAGAGAGTTCAACATCATAAACTCTCACCCTGCACTTCTTCCAAGGTATGGAGGAGAGGGAATGTACGGCCGCAAAGTGCATGAAGCTGTTATAAAGAACCGTGAAAATGAGAGCGGTGTTACGATTCACAGGGTCAATGAGAACTATGACGAGGGCGAGATACTTTTACAAACAAGAGTAACTCTAAGTGAAGATGAGAGTGTAGATTCGCTAGAGACAAAGATAAAAAAACTCGAACAGATCTCAATAGTCGAACTCTTCAAAAAGATTCAAGAAAGCACTCTGTAAGTTTACTTTCAGTCCCTAAAAGATATAATTGCGCTCTTTAAAAGATGGCCAATTAGCTCAGTCGGTAGAGCAAGTGACTGAAAATCACTGTGTCCTTGGTTCGATTCCGAGATTGGCCACCACTTTAGAACTCCTAAAATAAGAGGTTTCAAAGACTTTTAAAAAGTTCTTTAAGTTTCAGTAAAAAAGTTTTTTTACTACAATTTTACTACAGGTTGCTTTTTAGCATGAAAAACAGGTAAAATTCAAGCACTTAATGGCTAATTAGCTCAGTCGGTAGAGCAGTTGACTGAAAATCAACGTGTCCTTGGTTCGATTCCGAGATTAGCCACCACCTCTTTATAAAAAATCCAAATATTTCATTTTCTTATCTTATCTTGTTTGCAATCCTGTTTTATAAATATTTACCGCAATTTATCCGTTAACTTACAACTCGTTTTCTATACAAATCAGAATAATTTTGCAGCCTGAGTTTTAGAGACATCATTATTTCAAAAATAGAAATTTAGATAAAATTACTAAATTATGTAACAAAAAAGAGCTGGCGTAAAAATGAAGATAGATATACTTAGCGATTTGCACTTTGACTATTACTTTAAACAATTTAACAACTCCGATAGAGATGTAAAAAAGGTTTATGACAACTATTTTTTACATAATGATAGAGTTGTAGGCGACGTATTAGTTGTTGCCGGAGATTTAGGACATCACAATAATCAAAATCTAATTCTCTTAAAAATGATAAAAAAGCTTTATAAGTATAAAGCC
This genomic interval from Sulfurimonas crateris contains the following:
- the gpmI gene encoding 2,3-bisphosphoglycerate-independent phosphoglycerate mutase, whose amino-acid sequence is MTKKALLVITDGIGYCSKTESNAFYNATKPTYDKLFENTPHSLIDTYGLSVGLPEGQMGNSEVGHMSIGSGRVLYQDLVKISLALSENRFKENSEFKNLLEKSDRLHLIGLMSDGGVHSHIDHFMGIADIAAREGKEVFLHLITDGRDVSPTSAKKYLEHVSKHVGQNTKIATISGRFYSMDRDNRWDRVQKGYEAIVNATPKSGISPAEYIDASYAKDVTDEFVEPVAFSGYDGMRDGDAVLTINFRSDRMRELVTALGDKTFNGFERDFKKLHIATITEYDKSFSYPVLFRKEVPKNTLSEVISKAGLRQLHTAETEKYAHVTFFFNGGIDEPYENETRILIPSPNVKTYDEKPQMSAPEVGEVVLKAMDDEYDFVVVNFANGDMVGHTGDFEAAKIAVNAVDTELGKILAKAKEKDYAVVITSDHGNCEEMRDDEGHILTNHTVGKVWCFVEAEGVTKVQNGALNNIAPTVLKLMGLEIPSEMDHSLI
- the murD gene encoding UDP-N-acetylmuramoyl-L-alanine--D-glutamate ligase: MLRVSLFGYGKTTKALTKKYPNAIFYDDKCTKPFTDENAFKVKPSSEFDPKYSDLQITSPGIPPSNPLIQRAKNLISEYDVFAQSAPLSVWISGTNGKTTTTQMMQHLLKERGSVAGGNIGTPLGELDTEASLWILETSSFTTHYTNQAAPNIYVLLPITPDHLSWHGNIDEYIQAKLKPVTMMKEGEIAIIPEAYKDVKTAAHIISYKDESDLASRFEIDANRVNFKGAFLMDALLAMAVEKILFDRVDYEKINSFVIDPHRQEELRDSRGRLWVNDTKATNLDAAVVALKRYKEQHIHLILGGDDKGVDLSELFVFLKGCDVEIYNIGSNKERLSDLARKYDVAYTLCENLVDAVKKIDKNLKDDEVALLSPAAASLDEFNSYAHRGDVFKNAVKEL
- a CDS encoding phosphoribosylglycinamide formyltransferase; the protein is MIRVAVLASHNGSGFNALYEAVIKKELNIELVLVISNNQNASVLQSASDYGIDNFVINSKTDANPDEKIALLLKEYGCEYVFLSGYMKKLSSDLTREFNIINSHPALLPRYGGEGMYGRKVHEAVIKNRENESGVTIHRVNENYDEGEILLQTRVTLSEDESVDSLETKIKKLEQISIVELFKKIQESTL
- a CDS encoding YbgA family protein, whose translation is MKIAVSACLLGEKVRFDGGHKHDRFVTDELGRYASFVPFCPEAIAFGTPRPSIKLVNRDDNIAVISNKDGTDLTQNLLDKSYDEVHRIANENLGGIIFKSRSPSCGLGSTVAYLDNGFAASKTDGVFASVCREKFPLLPMEEEGRLQDAWLRENFVMQLFAYDAIEKLKESKPTMKILVDFHTKNKFLLQAKDEKLYRVLGNIVGNHENLPFDELFANYEHNFKVAISQKSSIKRNRNVLEHMAGFFKNELSSVEKEVLHEQIDDYAKKIVPIITPLSTIKLYAKKHNTTYLLSQTFLEPYPKELALRSSLLSAK
- a CDS encoding cryptochrome/photolyase family protein, giving the protein MRRILWFRRDLRVEDNPLLSFGGEVLPIFIFDENILKELSENDKRVTFIFHYVVKLKSDLQKVGLDLKIFYGKPEDIFEELKGFDEVVASGDYDSYAKERDIKISNILHFRYLSDTYIFKPKEVLKDNGEPYFVFTPFYKKARAILSHKNIDEVKIAEHILAQEDYEGIQINGKKLPLELESIGFEKQEIEIINPHIKLDNFLKKMDRYQEMRDYLSVDATSSLSVDLRFGTISIRAVLRALFSLKRKDIEPFIRQLIFRDYYAYLLFHIPTLETQNYKYNFNGIKDEQKFKAFCEARTGVPIVDAGVRELLYTGEMHNRVRMVVASFFTKDLLLPWQWGERFFASYLLDYDLASNALSWQWSAGTGVDPQPYFRVFNPYLQSKKFDKDAHYIKKWLPELVDIAPKFLHDEIYLLNNTTPDYPKPIVVHKDAAKKAVELFRAK
- the mraY gene encoding phospho-N-acetylmuramoyl-pentapeptide-transferase — encoded protein: MLYWLSEIFHINLLGYITIRAGISFFLALFFTLYLLPRFIRWAQRTSSVQPINNWAPERHQGKAKTPTMGGIVFIFSTILASLITIKFSNPYAIGAVATLFLFVLIGFKDDYAKIKKNENLAGLKARTKLLLQIISALFITGFLYIFSDFNTNLYLPFIKNPVCDMGGYALIFWVIVIIATSNAVNLTDGLDGLATVPSIVALTSFSIIIYITGNAVISSYLLMPNINIGEVAIVSSALIGALTGFLWYNCHPAEVFMGDSGSLTIGAFLGYLAIISKSEILLLLIGSIFVIETLSVILQVGSYKLRKKRVFLMAPIHHHFEMKQWAENKIIVRFWIIAILSNIIALISLKIR
- the fabG gene encoding 3-oxoacyl-ACP reductase FabG; its protein translation is MKFSGKNVLVTGSSRGIGAEIAKVLATYGLKVWINYRSGAAEADAIKDAIEAAGGSAAVIGFDVSDENAFVDAIKTIVDCDGELSYLVNNAGITNDKLALRMKSEDFMSVINANLLSCFVGCREAMKVMRKKKFGSVVNIASIVGETGNAGQTNYSASKGGVIAMSKSFALEAASSGIRYNAITPGFIATEMTDVLSDEIKDSFTSKIPMGRFGNPAEVAEATAFLLSDHSSYITGETLKVNGGMNMA